The Anas acuta chromosome 1, bAnaAcu1.1, whole genome shotgun sequence genome segment GATACATTTAATAGTGCTGAACAATGGTAATCCTCACACTGCGGTCGAAATGAAGACTCAAACGTTACCCAATGAGCTGTAAGGGTTAGATATTCTCGTGTTTGGTTGCTCATCCATATTCCAGACGTAAAATGGATCACTCCACTTTCAGCTTCTTTAAGAtgtgaaataattatttgttttacattatCATACATATTGGGAATTGCTGTCCTAGAAAAGTAAGATGGAGAAGGTAAAGAATACTGAGGTTGCAAGTATTCAAGCAGCCTGTTAAAGCCAATGTTGTCTACAAAAGAATATGGCTGAAGGTCAAGTGCAATCATTTCAGCTACAagacttgttatttttttggcaaCTGGGTGAGAGTCACAAAATTTGTCATTGGTTTCATCAAAAGTTGAAGACGCTAACAATTCTGTGCTCAGTGGCATGTGATTATCCGTAGATGAGGATAATACAGTCTCTGAGACATCAGTTTTTAATACATTGTTATGAAACCGCTGCAAATGTCTAAGAAGGCAACTTGTGCCTAGATTTGTTGGCTTTTTCCCCCTACTTATTGTACGTCCACAGTGCATACATATTACTTTTGTTGAATCTGCAGAACAAATTGAAAAATGATTCCACAGTTTTGAGGTCTTCTTGCTAGTAACAGGAAATATAATTTGATTATCATGTGTAACCATCGTGGGCAAGTCAGTCAACTTTGAGGATGAACATTCTGCAGAAGCCAGAGTGGCATAAGGAGAATTTGCCAAACTAACATCAAGACAGCTCTTTTGGTTTCCAATTATATCGGGATGGCGTCTATATAAATGTCTCATCAAGCAGCTTGTGCCCACATCTCCTTTTTTACCACGACTTATCATACAACTGCAGTATCTACATACTGCTTTTAGACTGTCTGCAGGTGACAGTGAAAAATGATGCCAGACTTCTGATTTAAGCCTTTTcattatccttttattttgctgaaatacaGCAGTAGGTTCAAATATTAGCGGACCTAATCCCTCACACTGTTTCTCAGGTGAGGAAACAAAGGAGACTTCACCTATATCATCAGATGACGACAGCATTGAGTCTTCCACTAGAGCATCTCCAGAAGAGAGATTAGTATGGATCTCCTCAGAGATTCTGTCTGgagaagaacaaacagaagTTGGTTCTTTCATTAGTTTTCCAGGAGAGGATGACATAGAATTCAGATCACTATCCGAGGGTAGTAAAGAAGGCAACAGAGTTGGAGGTGCAGTGTAGAGAGGTGGTATGCTGGTACCACCTCCGTTCTCTTGCAGGACAATGGAACGATGGGCTCTCCACATGTGTCTTATCAAACAACTTGTTCCCAggtcttttccattttttcctctactgAATTCATTCATGCAGTGGATGCAAACAGCTTTAGAATTATCTAGAGGTGATAAATAAAAGTGTTTCCAGACAGCAGATCTCCTCCTAGAACCCGAGGTGCTCTTTGGAATTACAACAGTTTTTTCTGCTACATTCTCCACAGTTTCATCATACTGGTTGTTGGGTAGCTGTGGAGATGACCCAACCATGACTTCTTCTTTGttgcatttttcagaaactgAGAGATCTGctatttcttcagaagaaacaatAGAAACAGATTCCTCAATTATTCGATCTGGAGATGGTATTTTAGAAGCCATTTTCTTGACCAGCTTTATAGGGGATAACATAGAGCTCAGATCTCCAACATCTGTGGACTGAGGAGGCAGTAACAATGTGGGTGAAGGAAAGGAGGATATACCTGGCATACTTCCATTTTCTTGGATTAGTACAGTAGGATGGGCTCTCCTCACGTGCCTCATGAGACAACTTGTACTTAGgtccttttcatttttacccCGACTAAATTCTTTCATACAGTACATACATATTGCTTTAGTGCTATCTCTAGGAGATATAAAAAAATGGTTCCAAGCAGGTGACTTTTTTCTGGAGCTTATGCTTCTGCTAGAAAGAAGGCTTTGTGTCACAGCTTCCATTGCTACATCATACAGCGTACTACTATACTGAGAAAAAAGAGATCCATaatcatcttcattttctgtggatAAATATTTGCTAGGGTTGTTGCTAATaaagttcttttctttgtcttcttgttCATCACTGCTGTCTGCATGTTTGAAATcatcttgttctgtttttatatcCATTCGTTCTAGAGTACAGTTAATGGtgtcttcctcttgctctacTTTTAAGTTGTTGATTTTACCCAAGACAAAATTACCATCCATTTGGGGGCAACCTGATTCACTGTTTTCCATGGCTGACAAATTCTTCTTGCCAAGTCttcatttattaataaatatagataatttaaaagattatttaaacTTTGATTAAAGTGATGTATCTTGTATACTGAGTGCACAGACACAAATGTGCGTGTTAAAATAACCTCTGGTTTATGAATTCTGCATCTGTGTTGTACACAAGCAAATATGATTAGTCATAAGATTGCATTAAGAAATTATAGACTTAATTAATggaatctcatttttttcccaggatCAGGACATTTCAGGTCATAGATGAATGTTCTCAAAGACAGCTACTGTTAAATGCTTCATGTTGTAGACATAATCCTAAAAAAtgaatgttctgttttcttggtCAAGGAAGCCATTCTGTTCATCTTGTTTGGACAACTGTGATTCCTTTGCACCatctagaaataaaacaatcagAAGACAAAGGTGACTAACACATTCTAAATAACTATTGTAAACATCAACTGAAAACATGCACTAGATGttctgtgtgggtttttttccacactttaaggtaaaaaaaaaaaaaaaaatcagcaaaatgcTATtcaccttcccctcccctctataacaaaacaatttattcaaTGAATCTACGGTGGGCAAATGCACG includes the following:
- the ZBED4 gene encoding zinc finger BED domain-containing protein 4, giving the protein MENSESGCPQMDGNFVLGKINNLKVEQEEDTINCTLERMDIKTEQDDFKHADSSDEQEDKEKNFISNNPSKYLSTENEDDYGSLFSQYSSTLYDVAMEAVTQSLLSSRSISSRKKSPAWNHFFISPRDSTKAICMYCMKEFSRGKNEKDLSTSCLMRHVRRAHPTVLIQENGSMPGISSFPSPTLLLPPQSTDVGDLSSMLSPIKLVKKMASKIPSPDRIIEESVSIVSSEEIADLSVSEKCNKEEVMVGSSPQLPNNQYDETVENVAEKTVVIPKSTSGSRRRSAVWKHFYLSPLDNSKAVCIHCMNEFSRGKNGKDLGTSCLIRHMWRAHRSIVLQENGGGTSIPPLYTAPPTLLPSLLPSDSDLNSMSSSPGKLMKEPTSVCSSPDRISEEIHTNLSSGDALVEDSMLSSSDDIGEVSFVSSPEKQCEGLGPLIFEPTAVFQQNKRIMKRLKSEVWHHFSLSPADSLKAVCRYCSCMISRGKKGDVGTSCLMRHLYRRHPDIIGNQKSCLDVSLANSPYATLASAECSSSKLTDLPTMVTHDNQIIFPVTSKKTSKLWNHFSICSADSTKVICMHCGRTISRGKKPTNLGTSCLLRHLQRFHNNVLKTDVSETVLSSSTDNHMPLSTELLASSTFDETNDKFCDSHPVAKKITSLVAEMIALDLQPYSFVDNIGFNRLLEYLQPQYSLPSPSYFSRTAIPNMYDNVKQIIISHLKEAESGVIHFTSGIWMSNQTREYLTLTAHWVTFESSFRPQCEDYHCSALLNVSQIDCDYNGISIQKQLEYWWETWITSIGLQIGITVTDNQSIEKTLNEGDHSSVQCFSHTVNVIVNEAIKSQRMVQNLLSIARKICERVHRSAKAKEKLAELQKEYELPQHQLIQDVPSKWNTSFHMLERLIEQKRAIDEMSIECSFRELISCDQWEVMQSVCHALKPFEAASREMSTHMSTLSQVIPMIHILNRKIEMLFEETMGIDTMLKSLKEAMVSRLSSTLHDPRYIFATLLDPRYKTSLFTEEEAEQYKQDLIRELEIMSSTSEDDKPVSNGCDIGSPSTNSYGEDNLWSLMGDMKKTKDLKERAKLPEEMVLSYLEEEVLEHNCDPLTYWNFKKSSWPVLSKLAVRFLGCPPSIVPSERLFNTSNESNNFSQSRLMIEHFEKLIFLKVNLPLIYFQY